From a region of the Hymenobacter jejuensis genome:
- a CDS encoding DUF547 domain-containing protein has translation MGKASEATTHQALHQTWDELLTKHVSRDGKVDYQGFIDDEGQLQAYLHTLAQNAPDETTWPAAEVKAYWINIYNAATINLIVQYYEVDRMNEIRIKTLKGYRSPWDTKEVRVGKKWYSLNEIERQILGQHFRDPRVHFALVCAAAASPTLLNEAYTATGLEKQLDDQVRYFLADHSRNQLAHERIQVSSLFSWYAAEFGEGESLIAFLNRYAPIRIEPTAQVDFLPFDWSLNAQQPAMLTQAMR, from the coding sequence TTGGGAAAAGCTAGTGAAGCCACCACACACCAAGCGCTGCACCAAACATGGGATGAACTGCTGACCAAACACGTTTCGCGCGACGGCAAGGTTGATTATCAAGGGTTTATAGATGACGAAGGCCAGCTGCAAGCCTACCTGCATACGTTGGCCCAAAATGCACCCGACGAGACCACGTGGCCCGCTGCTGAGGTAAAAGCCTACTGGATAAACATTTACAACGCCGCCACCATCAACCTGATCGTGCAGTATTACGAGGTGGACCGGATGAATGAAATCCGCATCAAGACCTTGAAAGGCTACCGCTCGCCCTGGGATACCAAAGAAGTGCGGGTGGGCAAAAAATGGTATTCGCTGAACGAGATTGAGCGGCAGATTCTAGGCCAGCATTTCCGCGATCCGCGCGTTCATTTTGCGCTAGTGTGCGCGGCGGCGGCCAGCCCCACCCTCCTGAACGAAGCTTACACTGCCACTGGCCTGGAAAAGCAATTGGACGATCAGGTGCGCTATTTCCTCGCCGATCATTCTCGCAACCAACTAGCCCACGAGCGCATTCAGGTGTCGAGCCTGTTTAGCTGGTATGCCGCCGAGTTTGGCGAAGGCGAATCCCTGATTGCCTTTCTCAACCGCTACGCGCCCATCCGCATCGAGCCCACGGCCCAAGTAGATTTTTTACCCTTCGATTGGTCGCTCAACGCGCAACAGCCCGCGATGCTGACGCAGGCCATGCGCTAG
- a CDS encoding DUF6565 domain-containing protein yields MKRLVLPLFLLTVVMAGAPSAASAQQTTTKTTSSTSSTAASVERDLRSFSDWVNDKVDKAQAGARRNWPKLMSDFDRQSQRLDRATDSLSAQGKREYSAQKSRYQEWAAEQQRLDSQARQPETAQDTQKRLLNEDVNIASARATELPDLYLRLLETTRDQRRQWSQADWSAASVVLERLNARYDKVRDQLTVEDRLRVRSLQAEFRTLEKARAAKDLINEGK; encoded by the coding sequence ATGAAACGTCTTGTGTTGCCGTTATTCCTGCTAACAGTTGTCATGGCTGGCGCGCCCAGCGCCGCCTCAGCGCAGCAAACGACCACCAAAACCACTAGCTCCACTTCCTCGACTGCCGCTTCGGTAGAGCGGGATTTGCGCTCGTTCAGCGATTGGGTGAACGATAAAGTAGACAAGGCACAAGCGGGTGCGCGTCGTAACTGGCCTAAGCTGATGTCGGATTTTGATCGCCAGAGCCAGCGCCTCGACCGGGCCACCGACAGTCTGTCGGCGCAGGGCAAGCGCGAGTACAGCGCCCAAAAATCGCGGTATCAGGAGTGGGCTGCCGAGCAGCAACGCCTTGACTCGCAAGCCCGCCAGCCCGAGACGGCTCAGGATACGCAGAAGCGCTTGCTCAACGAAGACGTGAACATTGCCAGCGCCCGTGCCACTGAGCTGCCAGATCTGTATTTGCGCCTGCTCGAAACCACCCGCGACCAGCGCAGACAGTGGTCGCAGGCCGATTGGAGCGCCGCCAGCGTGGTATTGGAGCGTCTGAACGCCCGCTACGATAAAGTCCGCGACCAACTCACCGTAGAAGATCGACTGCGGGTGCGCTCGTTGCAGGCAGAGTTTCGGACGCTGGAAAAAGCCCGGGCCGCCAAAGACCTGATCAACGAAGGCAAGTAA
- a CDS encoding deoxynucleoside kinase — MHIAIVGNIGAGKTTLANKLAHHFNWEVFLEDVDDNPYLKDFYDDMPRWAFHLQVYFLNSRFRQTQHIKQIQQQRKGVIQDRTIYEDAHIFAANLHQSGLMTPRDFENYLGLFNSMISMVEPPDLLLYLKADLPKLIQQIEKRNRDYENNIKIEYLKNLNEHYDHWISNYKSGKLLVIDVNNLDYLHNPEDLGFIIERINGTLFGLF; from the coding sequence ATGCACATCGCTATCGTCGGCAACATCGGGGCCGGTAAAACCACGCTGGCCAACAAATTGGCGCATCATTTCAACTGGGAAGTGTTTCTGGAAGACGTTGACGACAATCCTTACCTGAAGGATTTCTACGACGACATGCCCCGCTGGGCGTTTCACTTGCAGGTGTACTTTCTCAACAGCCGCTTCCGCCAAACCCAGCACATCAAGCAGATTCAGCAGCAGCGCAAAGGCGTAATTCAGGATCGCACGATCTATGAAGACGCGCACATCTTCGCCGCCAACCTGCACCAGTCGGGCCTGATGACGCCGCGCGATTTTGAAAATTACCTGGGCCTGTTCAATTCCATGATCAGCATGGTGGAGCCGCCGGATTTGCTGCTTTACCTCAAAGCCGACTTGCCTAAGCTCATTCAGCAGATTGAGAAGCGCAACCGCGACTACGAGAACAACATCAAAATCGAATACCTCAAGAACCTCAACGAGCACTACGACCACTGGATCAGCAACTACAAATCCGGGAAGCTGTTGGTGATCGACGTCAACAACCTTGATTATCTGCACAACCCCGAAGACTTGGGCTTTATAATCGAGCGCATCAACGGAACTTTGTTTGGTCTGTTCTAG
- a CDS encoding MOSC domain-containing protein codes for MSSLLLSDLYLYPVKSLGGIRVTEATVEARGLRHDRRWLIVDERNQFMTQRQTAEMALLHVSPAYNGFLLTHRTRPELLPLYVPFEATPERTLFVTIWDDMVFAWRGAPAADEWLSEALGRPCKLVYMSDMVRRDVEPEFNPEGQLVSFADGYPFLLIGQASLDELNSRLSETVPMNRFRPNLVFTGGTAFEEDEWDCFTIEGLPFRAVRGCGRCVVTTINQQTATKTPEPLRTLATYRTTGNKVMFGQNVTGPGYGTLRVGTSVQVDSFK; via the coding sequence ATGTCCTCTCTCCTTCTCTCCGACCTTTATCTCTATCCCGTCAAATCGCTCGGCGGCATTCGCGTGACCGAAGCCACTGTCGAAGCCCGCGGCCTGCGCCATGACCGGCGCTGGCTGATCGTGGACGAGCGCAACCAGTTCATGACCCAGCGGCAGACCGCCGAAATGGCTCTCTTGCACGTCTCACCGGCTTACAACGGCTTTCTGCTTACTCACCGGACCCGGCCTGAGCTGCTCCCGCTGTACGTGCCTTTTGAGGCCACACCCGAGCGCACACTGTTCGTGACCATCTGGGACGATATGGTATTTGCGTGGCGCGGCGCCCCGGCTGCCGACGAGTGGTTGAGCGAAGCACTCGGCCGGCCTTGCAAGCTGGTGTATATGTCGGATATGGTGCGGCGCGACGTAGAACCCGAGTTCAATCCGGAAGGGCAGCTGGTGAGCTTTGCCGATGGGTATCCGTTTTTGCTGATCGGGCAGGCATCGCTCGACGAACTCAATAGCCGGCTGTCCGAAACCGTACCAATGAATCGTTTCCGACCTAATCTTGTGTTTACGGGAGGCACGGCTTTCGAAGAAGACGAGTGGGATTGCTTTACGATTGAGGGCTTGCCATTTCGGGCGGTTCGGGGTTGCGGGCGGTGCGTCGTAACGACCATTAACCAGCAAACGGCCACCAAAACTCCCGAGCCGTTGCGTACGCTGGCTACCTATCGTACAACGGGCAACAAAGTAATGTTTGGCCAAAATGTAACCGGGCCCGGCTATGGAACGCTGCGTGTTGGTACCTCCGTACAGGTTGACAGCTTCAAATAA
- a CDS encoding PIG-L family deacetylase, with protein MRLNFFRAALLALLLPINVLAQTPKSYSAADIALGLRKLNILGSVLYIAAHPDDENTRLIAYMANGKLLETGYLSCTRGDGGQNLIGPELREQLGVIRTQELLAARRIDGGRQFFTRANDFGFSKTAEETFTIWDKEQVLSDMVWVIRQRRPDVLITRFPPDSRAGHGHHTASAMLAIEAFDAAGDPKRFPEQLKYVQAWQPKRLLWNTGSFFVKPGDDMSGYLSLDAGAYNALLGQSYGEIAARSRSQHKSQGFGAAATRGEALEYFQPLKGEKAAKDPFEGVDMSWNRVKGGAAVGKLIDEVIKKYDPANPAASVTGLLKVQKALDSLTPKSLSEDEFWVQQKKEQVKMLLRASLGLYLEATANSSTVVAGDKVPISIEITPRFQASRENPAVELLRIAYAGKDSAVKDMRLTSGRQLLLRKQLVLPSAAVLASQPYWLRTQGTVGMYSVEDQLGRGKPENDPASEVKLTFGIDGQVVEYTVPVQYKNTDPVEGEKYRPLTIVPPVAVNIGGRAYVFADNQPKTVPVTLRAGKAGVKGTLALTLPTGWKAEPASFSFDLAAKDAEQTVQFRVQPGAGAAEGKTELRAVATVEGQAYSRGYQAIQYNHIPTQTLFPEAVAPLVKLDLKRKGQEIGYLMGAGDEVPDALRQIGYNVTLLKEPDLTADNLRRFDAVLLGIRAYNTLDRLRFLQPVLLEYVQQGGNLIVQYTVNSRVVLPEIGPYPLKLSYDRVTVENAEVRFLQPKNPLLNTPNKITSRDFQGWVQEQGLYYPSSWDAHYQTIISSNDPGEKPKDSAILVTAYGKGHYMYTGLAFFRELPAGVPGAYRLLTNMISLGK; from the coding sequence ATGCGCCTAAACTTCTTTCGGGCTGCGCTGCTGGCCTTGCTGTTGCCAATCAACGTCCTTGCTCAAACGCCCAAATCCTACTCCGCTGCCGATATTGCGTTGGGGCTTCGTAAGCTAAATATCTTAGGGTCAGTGCTTTATATAGCAGCGCATCCCGACGACGAAAACACGCGCCTTATCGCCTACATGGCCAATGGTAAGCTGCTTGAAACCGGTTACTTGAGCTGCACCCGCGGCGACGGTGGCCAGAATCTCATTGGTCCGGAGCTGCGCGAGCAGCTCGGCGTCATCCGGACGCAGGAGCTGCTGGCCGCGCGCCGCATCGACGGTGGGCGGCAGTTTTTTACCCGCGCCAACGACTTCGGTTTCTCCAAAACGGCCGAAGAAACCTTTACCATCTGGGACAAAGAACAGGTGCTTTCCGATATGGTGTGGGTGATTCGGCAACGGCGGCCCGATGTGCTCATCACCCGTTTTCCGCCCGACAGCCGTGCTGGCCACGGCCACCACACGGCGTCGGCCATGCTGGCTATTGAGGCTTTCGACGCGGCCGGCGACCCCAAGCGTTTCCCGGAGCAACTGAAATACGTGCAAGCCTGGCAGCCCAAGCGTCTGCTTTGGAACACGGGCAGCTTCTTCGTGAAACCCGGCGACGACATGAGCGGCTACCTCAGCCTCGATGCCGGGGCCTACAACGCCCTGCTCGGCCAGAGCTACGGCGAAATCGCGGCCCGCAGCCGCTCGCAGCACAAAAGCCAAGGCTTCGGGGCCGCTGCCACGCGTGGTGAAGCACTGGAATATTTCCAACCGCTAAAAGGAGAAAAGGCCGCGAAAGACCCGTTCGAAGGCGTAGATATGAGCTGGAACCGCGTAAAAGGCGGCGCGGCCGTGGGCAAGCTCATCGATGAGGTAATCAAGAAGTACGACCCCGCCAATCCGGCGGCGAGCGTAACGGGGTTGTTGAAGGTGCAAAAAGCTCTCGATAGCCTGACGCCGAAAAGCCTATCCGAAGATGAGTTTTGGGTACAGCAGAAAAAAGAGCAAGTCAAGATGCTACTTCGTGCTTCACTGGGGCTTTACCTGGAGGCAACGGCCAATTCTTCTACAGTAGTAGCTGGCGATAAGGTGCCCATTTCAATCGAGATAACGCCCCGCTTTCAAGCTTCTAGAGAAAACCCTGCTGTTGAGTTGCTGCGCATCGCATACGCGGGAAAGGATTCAGCTGTAAAAGACATGAGGCTAACCAGCGGCCGACAGCTTTTGCTTCGTAAGCAGCTAGTGCTACCTAGTGCTGCTGTACTGGCTTCCCAACCTTACTGGTTACGTACCCAAGGTACTGTGGGGATGTACAGCGTAGAAGATCAATTGGGACGGGGCAAACCAGAAAATGATCCGGCATCGGAAGTAAAGCTAACCTTCGGGATTGATGGTCAAGTAGTTGAGTATACCGTTCCCGTCCAATACAAAAACACCGACCCCGTAGAAGGCGAAAAATACCGTCCGCTTACCATCGTGCCGCCCGTAGCCGTGAACATCGGCGGCCGGGCCTACGTCTTTGCCGACAACCAACCCAAGACTGTGCCCGTGACGTTGCGCGCCGGCAAGGCTGGGGTGAAAGGCACGCTGGCGCTTACGCTGCCTACAGGCTGGAAAGCCGAGCCGGCCAGCTTTAGCTTCGACCTGGCCGCCAAAGATGCGGAGCAAACCGTGCAGTTTCGGGTGCAGCCCGGCGCGGGCGCGGCCGAAGGCAAAACCGAGCTGCGCGCCGTGGCTACCGTCGAAGGACAGGCGTACTCGCGTGGTTATCAGGCGATTCAGTATAATCACATTCCAACGCAAACGCTTTTCCCCGAGGCTGTGGCGCCGCTCGTGAAGCTGGACCTGAAGCGCAAAGGCCAGGAAATAGGTTATCTCATGGGCGCCGGCGACGAGGTGCCCGATGCCCTGCGCCAGATCGGCTATAACGTAACGCTGCTCAAAGAGCCGGACCTCACCGCCGACAACCTGCGTCGCTTCGACGCCGTGCTCCTGGGTATTCGGGCCTACAATACCCTGGATCGGTTGCGCTTTCTGCAGCCCGTATTGCTGGAATATGTGCAGCAAGGCGGTAATCTCATCGTACAGTACACCGTCAACTCGCGGGTGGTGCTGCCCGAAATCGGGCCGTATCCGCTCAAGCTCTCTTATGACCGCGTAACGGTTGAAAATGCTGAGGTCCGTTTCCTGCAACCCAAAAACCCCTTGCTGAATACGCCCAACAAAATTACCAGCCGCGACTTTCAGGGCTGGGTGCAGGAGCAGGGCCTCTATTACCCCAGCTCCTGGGACGCGCACTACCAAACCATCATCAGCAGCAACGACCCCGGCGAAAAGCCCAAGGATAGCGCCATTCTGGTAACTGCTTATGGCAAAGGCCATTATATGTACACCGGCTTGGCATTCTTCCGCGAATTGCCGGCTGGCGTGCCCGGTGCCTATCGCCTCCTGACCAACATGATTTCACTGGGCAAGTAA
- a CDS encoding GNAT family N-acetyltransferase — MSPSDTASITVQPATVADIPTIIRLAEATWEPTYRFIISKEQIDYMYRVIYTPASLQRQMTDEGHTFLLLYADGHPTGYASFSPQPAAESLFKLHKIYVLPSHQGQGLGQYLVQAVENAVQQAGGHTLELNVNRYNPAIAFYERQGFHRHREVDVPIGPYWMNDYVMRKDL; from the coding sequence ATGTCACCTTCCGATACCGCCTCCATTACCGTCCAGCCCGCCACTGTGGCCGACATTCCCACGATTATTCGGTTGGCCGAGGCCACTTGGGAGCCTACTTATCGCTTCATTATCTCGAAGGAGCAGATCGACTATATGTACCGGGTGATCTATACGCCGGCCTCGCTACAGCGCCAGATGACCGACGAAGGGCACACATTTTTGCTGCTCTACGCCGATGGGCACCCTACGGGCTATGCGTCTTTTTCTCCCCAACCGGCCGCCGAATCGCTTTTTAAGCTGCACAAGATCTATGTATTGCCTTCGCATCAAGGCCAAGGCCTGGGGCAATATTTAGTACAAGCCGTGGAGAATGCCGTGCAACAAGCCGGAGGACATACATTGGAGTTGAACGTAAATCGCTATAATCCCGCCATCGCTTTCTACGAACGCCAGGGTTTCCACCGTCACCGCGAGGTCGATGTCCCGATTGGCCCTTATTGGATGAACGATTACGTAATGCGTAAGGATCTTTAA
- a CDS encoding DUF2461 domain-containing protein, with protein sequence MTLAFLLDFLRELAANNHKSWMDANRAEYHRARAVFRELVEGVLQGVQDFEPEMRSLTANDTMYRINKNDRFQQSDEPYKRHMGAGMTRGGRHAPWAGYFLAIEPGDSWIGVGKWHPESAGLARIRQEIHYNSEVFHQMRQDADLLRHFPAGLEGERLQRPPKGYDKNDPDLEWLKLKDFTVFKSFSDADVLHPDFVKIVVADLRAGQPLVQFLNQALAEE encoded by the coding sequence ATGACGCTTGCCTTTTTGCTTGATTTTTTGCGCGAATTAGCCGCTAATAATCACAAGTCCTGGATGGACGCTAACCGGGCCGAGTACCACCGCGCCCGTGCCGTGTTTCGGGAGCTGGTCGAGGGCGTGTTGCAGGGCGTGCAGGATTTTGAGCCCGAGATGCGCAGCCTCACGGCCAACGACACGATGTACCGCATCAACAAAAACGACCGCTTTCAGCAGAGCGATGAGCCTTATAAGCGGCACATGGGTGCGGGCATGACGCGCGGCGGACGGCACGCGCCGTGGGCCGGCTACTTCCTGGCCATCGAGCCCGGCGACTCCTGGATCGGGGTGGGCAAATGGCACCCCGAATCGGCAGGGCTGGCGCGTATTCGCCAGGAAATTCACTACAACTCCGAGGTGTTTCATCAAATGCGTCAGGATGCCGATTTGCTGCGGCACTTCCCAGCCGGCCTGGAGGGCGAGCGCTTGCAGCGGCCACCAAAAGGCTACGACAAAAACGACCCCGACCTCGAATGGTTGAAGCTCAAGGATTTTACGGTGTTCAAAAGCTTCTCCGACGCCGACGTGCTGCACCCCGATTTTGTCAAAATCGTGGTGGCTGACCTGCGCGCAGGCCAACCGCTGGTGCAGTTCTTAAACCAAGCCTTAGCCGAAGAGTAA
- a CDS encoding T9SS type A sorting domain-containing protein, producing the protein MATVNNTREVRIPWARFYGTTPTPVLPAAFGWQGYVTTGGVRTNPVPAANVAGPNYTYYYSVNNTDPVSPQVVRPFQQMGYTSPAGDATNTLVAGTYYDVILAGAAKNLAGNITVRHAFSVSNLTLSTTDVPANVNKYSISLDPTATFSESGTGYVLGTVQMQNRPITSQGAFGFGGAGTTTDRGMGLQLQITSVAVPGNTTVRRLTGIRASGNGHQGIARIFEIRPTNLENVSASLTFFYRDSENSAPEGQLALFKAPALDGPWILIGRDSRDSNAGANLVNFDNVSLNGFWTLSDQRNPLPVELAQFTGQASAAGVQLQWTTASEKQNEGFDVERQTASGSWLTLGFVKGQGNSTKTTAYSYLDRTAPQGASLYYRLHQKNTDGTSAYSPIVAVQPDAFASSNALSMSPIPAVNALNINYLSNSVSTVDVYNLLGQRVLHQAVSGSTAELSVAGLPAGIYVVQAAGAGSRLQKARFVKQ; encoded by the coding sequence ATGGCAACCGTCAATAACACGCGTGAAGTACGCATTCCGTGGGCGCGTTTCTATGGCACTACTCCAACTCCCGTGTTGCCGGCAGCGTTCGGTTGGCAAGGCTATGTAACTACTGGCGGCGTGCGTACCAATCCTGTACCAGCAGCCAACGTTGCCGGGCCCAACTACACGTACTATTATAGCGTCAACAATACGGACCCTGTAAGCCCGCAGGTCGTTAGGCCTTTTCAGCAAATGGGGTACACTTCCCCAGCAGGTGATGCTACGAATACCTTGGTGGCAGGCACATATTACGATGTTATACTTGCAGGCGCAGCTAAAAACTTAGCCGGCAACATTACCGTTCGACATGCTTTTTCCGTCTCGAACTTGACCCTGTCAACCACTGATGTACCCGCCAACGTCAACAAGTATTCCATAAGCTTAGACCCCACTGCTACTTTCAGTGAGTCGGGCACGGGCTACGTTCTGGGTACCGTTCAGATGCAGAACCGGCCAATTACCAGCCAAGGTGCCTTTGGTTTTGGAGGAGCAGGTACCACGACAGATCGGGGCATGGGATTACAACTACAGATAACTTCAGTTGCCGTCCCAGGCAACACAACGGTCAGGCGGCTTACCGGGATAAGAGCCAGCGGAAACGGCCACCAAGGCATTGCCCGCATATTTGAGATTCGCCCTACCAATCTTGAAAACGTTAGCGCTAGCCTTACCTTTTTCTATCGGGATAGCGAGAACAGCGCGCCCGAAGGGCAGTTAGCATTATTCAAAGCGCCAGCACTGGACGGGCCGTGGATCTTGATTGGGCGTGACTCCAGAGATTCCAACGCTGGCGCCAACCTCGTCAACTTCGATAATGTCAGCCTCAACGGTTTCTGGACACTTTCCGATCAGCGCAATCCCCTACCCGTCGAGCTGGCGCAGTTTACGGGCCAAGCCAGCGCGGCCGGCGTTCAGCTGCAATGGACTACGGCTTCCGAGAAGCAGAACGAAGGCTTTGACGTTGAGCGTCAGACGGCTTCGGGCAGCTGGCTGACCTTGGGTTTTGTAAAAGGACAAGGCAATAGCACCAAAACCACTGCCTACTCTTACCTCGATCGCACGGCTCCGCAGGGCGCTTCGCTCTACTACCGCCTGCATCAGAAAAACACCGACGGCACCAGTGCCTACTCCCCCATAGTAGCGGTGCAGCCGGATGCTTTTGCCAGCAGCAATGCCCTGAGCATGAGCCCAATCCCCGCTGTTAATGCCTTGAATATCAATTATTTATCCAACAGCGTTAGTACGGTCGATGTGTATAATCTGCTAGGCCAGCGGGTGTTGCACCAGGCCGTTTCGGGTAGCACTGCCGAACTATCGGTAGCTGGGTTGCCAGCAGGTATTTATGTAGTTCAGGCCGCAGGTGCTGGCTCGCGCCTGCAAAAAGCCCGCTTCGTAAAACAATAG